A stretch of Bombus vancouverensis nearcticus chromosome 13, iyBomVanc1_principal, whole genome shotgun sequence DNA encodes these proteins:
- the LOC117162115 gene encoding condensin-2 complex subunit G2, with protein sequence MLQRHRLLGDKILFRILKNKSPLVNNICEKLNNNVKNIVLLSEDELCELWLHIKTVLLEAQKLCKQTSKNKDKHVKEFNLMIKLIRTITIMALETIVQRKFIPNVLLQNIILLHSAVLPNIKNEQAKNEISNLLERWWILDMTWKEKVIRNVLKYLIQNSKTSLQHVKRLYEIRSSITLLKCTEDVQELLKLVREKTVMSLEEGRMLILHLFTLGEQYILGVHNNVRVVLQDIEYSYIPAYADLYATAWLNGTEKFKKFIVENCLQNIIFYCFRTYRDDTGRGKLGKNLLSFVAAMHDSKHQAAKLMIHNECKPLLWQYLKAHGSFIICNAVEILFITSSVQYTCTPRDRNKIYIQKYYETITDLLKDSDSEVCNVTIKGLFKMLEKYWNNVPNNIIRSWLNILLQHTKKASNSEIRANIFTGLKKILVKERSRMILKDFLPNFANSIYDEDQTVLEALIKLLYHAQSQLGIPFWNIVPLTYVLDRLETTQDEFVLQELVKLMWLRISLNGTHHDNIKDELAYIGTSNINAVRRFCLHSKSVISLSTSMKLIETLLSVIREEMECLPVAKILNKNYNKKVKFNKKKNSFENDSSNSWNDDFDNYRAINIYIDIIAMLLIPNIEHSDEGILYKKEINILQLIAHALPELFKNFRETPINESIIFLFSLIPPTFFLNKIGILEMLIQQLCDPNTPDESLLSIVYLLMKWNKGDTILFTLTNLFTQSLNTNARHNQNTAHDFQINEKGLELSLRILKHLLHVEYQSVLMNKYHKDILKFWESLHRLRSFIEREMNNECNIKSLVSKDIIINFFKEYISMIAILHKKDVFDTSEHFSEILLWVRRTIVTHISHIDVNIIENHYTCINIIKSTFDMSNLLLKECNITPKLCCDIVLLYCSCLSSPNGIIFLNDAFDAIMMLLDFSKMAYDEQEPNLLNIVVPNFVCIVMVTLTKCSKDILLKYTNDRKILHKLTQKYFSVIKNTFDDESSYLSYITIMFNAAISSISMEITRLLQRSHIIDENIISTPFPYLAKEILKIILNTKRYQKLSIQVLTKTITSCAKIDMLSSLIVIYKMLKSNNKKVINLLKNVTLASKVHYQNQSCDTLFDRSINDAIDTVIDAILKQK encoded by the exons atgttgcaACGACATCGTTTATTAGGGGATAAAATACTTTTtcgaatattgaaaaataagagCCCCCTCGTTAACAACATATGCGAAAAACtg aataacAATGTGAAAAACATTGTATTATTATCAGaagatgaactttgtgaactatGGCTACATATAAAAACTGTATTATTAGAAGCACAAAAATTATGTAAACAAACATCAAAGAATAAAGACAAACATGTGAAA GAGTTTAATCTTATGattaaattaatacgtacaataACTATCATGGCTCTTGAAACAATTGTACAACGAAAGTTTATACCCAATGTTCTATTACAAAACATAATATTACTACATTCTGCTGTgctaccaaatataaaaaatgaacag gctaaaaatgaaatatcaaatttgCTGGAAAGGTGGTGGATATTAGACATGACATGGAAAGAGAAAGTGATAAGAAATGTATTGAAATACCTCATCCAAAATAGCAAAACTTCATTG caaCATGTAAAACGTTTATATGAGATAAGGTCTAGTATCACATTACTGAAATGCACTGAAGATGTGCAAGAACTACTTAAACTTGTTCGAGAAAAAACTGTGATGTCCCTTGAAGAAGGTCGAATGttgatattacatttatttacgcTTGGGGAGCAATATATATTG GGAGTTCATAATAATGTAAGGGTAGTATTACAAGATATTGAATACAGTTATATTCCTGCATATGCAGATCTATATGCAACAGCATGGTTAAATGGAActgaaaaatttaagaaatttattgttgaaaattgtttacaaaatattattttttattgtttccgAACATATAGAGATGATACAGGAAGGGGAAAGCTTGGTAAAAATCTGCTTTCATTTGTTGCTGCTATGCATGATAGCAAGCATCAAGCAGCAAAATTAATGATTCACAATGAATGTAAACCTTTACTTTGGCAATATTTAAAG GCACATGGGTCTTTCATCATATGCAATGCTGTAGAGATTCTCTTTATAACAAGTTCTGTTCAATATACATGCACTCCAAGAGACAGAAATAAAAtctatattcaaaaatattatgaaacaaTAACAGATCTCTTAAAAGATTCAGATTCTGAAGTGTGCAATGTTACTATAAAA GGTCTGTTTAAAATGTTAgaaaaatattggaataatGTTCCAAACAATATTATTCGGAGTTGGTTAAATATACTACTACAACATACAAAAAAAGCCAGTAATTCCGAAATAAGGGCAAACATTTTTACtggtttaaaaaaaatattagttAAAGAACGATCTCGTATGATACTTAAAGATTTTCTACCAAATTTCGCAAACAGTATTTATGACGAAGATCAAACGGTATTAGAAGCGTTAATTAAACTTCTTTACCATGCACAAAGCCAACTTGGAATACCATTCTGGAATATAGTACCCTTGACCTATGTTCTCGATCGCTTAGAG acTACTCAAGATGAATTTGTCTTGCAAGAATTAGTAAAACTTATGTGGTTACGTATATCGTTGAATGGTACACATCACGATAATATAAAGGATGAATTAGCATACATAGGAACAAGCAATATAAATGCCGTTAGAAGATTTTGTTTGCATTCTAAATCTGTTATAAGTTTGAGTACATCCATGAAgcttattgaaactttgttatCTGTGATAAGAGAAGAAATGGAATGTTTACCTGTagcaaaaatattaaacaaaaattataataaaaaagttaaatttaacaAGAAGAAGAATAGCTTCGAAAAtg ATTCTTCAAATAGTTGGAATGATGACTTTGATAATTATagagctataaatatatatatcgatattattgctATGTTATTAATACCAAATATTGAACATAGTGACGAaggaatattgtataaaaaagaaattaatattttacaactAATTGCACATGCATTACCAGAGCTTTTCAAGAATTTCAGA GAAACACCAATAAACGAgtcaataatatttttattttctttaataccTCCGACAttttttttgaataaaattggtATTCTGGAAATGTTGATACAACAACTGTGTGATCCCAATACTCCTGATGAAAGTCTCCTTTCAATTGTGTATCTTCTCATGAAATGGAATAAGGGAGATACAATATTATTCACATTAACGAATCTTTTTACACAATCTTTAAATACAAATGCAAGACATAATCAG AATACTGCACATGATTTCCAAATTAATGAGAAGGGTCTAGAATTAAGTTTACGAATTCTAAAACATTTACTGCATGTTGAATATCAGTCAGTTTTAATGAATAAATATCATAAGGACATACTTAAATTTTGGGAAAGTTTACATAGACTAAGAAGTTTTATAGAAAGAGAAATGAATAATGAATGCAATATAAAAAGTCTTGTATCCaaagatataattataaatttttttaaagaatatatatCAATGATTGCAATATTACATAAAAAGGATGTATTTGATACATCGGAACATTTTTCAGAGATTTTATTATGGGTCAGGAG GACAATAGTGACACACATATCGCACATTGATGTAAACATTATAGAAAATCATTATActtgtataaatataataaaaagtacCTTTGATATGTCAAATTTACTACTGAAAGAGTGCAATATTACTCCGAAACTATGTTGTGATATCGTACTTTTATATTGCAGTTGTTTATCATCACCAAAtggtataatttttttaaatgatgCATTTGATGCAATAATGATGTTATTAGATTTTAGTAAAATGGCTTATGACGAACAAGAACCAAATTTATTAAACATTGTTGTACCAAATTTTGTATGTATTGTAATGGTTACTTTAACTAAATGTAGCAAAGATATATTACTTAAATATACAAAC GACAGAAAAATACTGCATAAATTAacgcaaaaatatttttccgttattaaaaatacttttgaCGATGAGAGTTCTTATCTTTCATATATAACTATTATGTTTAATGCTGCAATCAGTAGTATAAGTATGGAAATTACACGTTTACTACAACGCTCACATATAATAGATGAAAATATTATAAGCACACCGTTTCCTTATCTagcaaaagaaatattaaaaattattttaaatacaaaaagataTCAAAAACTGAGTATACAAGTATTAACAAAGACAATAACAAGTTGTGCAAAA ATTGACATGTTATCTTCTCTGATAGTAATATACAAAATGcttaaatcaaataataaaaaagttattaatttacttaAAAACGTGACATTAGCATCCAAAGTACACTACCAAAATCAATCTTGTGATACTCTCTTTGATag GTCTATAAATGATGCAATAGATACAGTTATAGATGCCATattgaaacaaaaataa
- the Cog7 gene encoding conserved oligomeric Golgi complex subunit 7 isoform X1 yields MHWRDSALTEMEKREEKKKSTLRVLSTYQDVSAFSEDIFDVKDWINKTFKSVEAQENKDAFVSSLVMKLQLYVQQVNGALEETSQSVLSSLPRVLRDTQLLQQEALALREKMVAVKQEIEKVEKDTASSMATLERIDKIKTDLQIAKQGLHEADNWSILANDVEEVFESGDIEAIANKLFSMQKSLAMLVNVIDYEDKKLQLEGLKNRLEAIASPKLVQAFTAANLEQSKVYVDIFSKMERLPQLLKYYHNCLKVSLGQEWRRTIELAQDENVSYWLHTYYDKLLSNWNDQVKWCHQVFPSSTSVDVIIEIYADLLRSLDPGIPECIEALLKQHTNAMQLSLLLELKQITRHFAVNLQGAIETSSHGKSQTPKLLALAQAIYAPYVPYVTKYNIYETAQLEHQLQSIDSVQDDLSDTINNLSLSLSRVMEYANEANKRCKLFTDGCGYPSVLKSLTRYFNKYLDKYQVAIRQLEHKKVKHEDWNLFQMCLTLMQTIGDLLGQIQQFEKSLIIDITEANNKLQSTSGSVFNQYKKLLLHTSSQNELENLTASFQKEEETILDPIIKSIHKLCSDLHRATYEVIFAPIFTQLLSVQKAPAWSTEINKMTHLSADLPDYSFAPQEYITQVGQYLMTLPQHLEPFLLRENPSLTQALKAADPQYAQSSTESGFTGILLEIIAKETCQMFLDQILGICQLSSAACKQLATDIDYLGNVLEELGLSLSENLQHMSLLLRLPPEDYQKSSSGCNARVVAAVRQMRNITFSG; encoded by the exons GATGTATCTGCATTTTCCGAAGATATTTTCGATGTGAAAGATTGGATTAATAAAACGTTTAAATCTGTCGAGGCACAAGAAAACAAAGAT GCATTTGTTTCATCATTGGTAATGAAATTACAATTGTATGTGCAACAAGTCAATGGGGCTTTAGAAGAAACCAGTCAGTCTGTTCTTTCAAGTTTGCCAAGAGTTTTAAGAGATACTCAACTTTTGCAACAAGAAGCTTTAGCTCTGAGAGAAAAAATGGTTGCAGTTAAACAAGAAATAGAAAAG gtTGAAAAAGACACTGCTTCATCAATGGCTACATTAGAGAgaatagataaaataaaaacagaCTTACAGATTGCTAAACAAGGATTACACGAAGCTGATAATTGGAGTATACTTGCCAATGATGTTGAAGAG GTATTTGAATCAGGAGATATAGAAGCTATAGCAAATAAACTGTTCAGTATGCAAAAATCACTGGCTATGCTCGTAAATGTTATTGACTATgaagataaaaaattacaattagAAGGTTTAAAAAATCGGTTAGAAGCCATAGCTAGTCCAAAGTTAGTTCAAGCATTTACTGCTGCAAATTTGG aaCAATCTAAAGTTTATGTGGATATTTTTAGTAAAATGGAACGCTTGCCTCAACTTCTCAAGTATTATCACAATTGTCTGAAAGTATCATTAGGGCAAGAATGGCGCAGAACTATTGAATTAGCACAAGATGAAAATGTTTCTTACTGGTTACATACTTATTATGATAAATTATTATCTAATTGGAATGATCAG GTGAAATGGTGTCACCAAGTATTCCCTAGTAGTACCTCAGTTGATGTAATTATTGAGATATATGCTGATCTTTTAAGAAGTTTGGACCCAGGCATTCCAGAATGTATAGAAGCTCTTTTAAAACAACATACAAATGCTATGCAATTGTCACTTTTACTTGAACTTAAACAAATTACAAGGCACTTTGCTGTGAACTTGCAAGGTGCTATTGAAACATCATCACATGGAAAATCACAGACTCCAAAATTGTTAGCATTGGCACAAGCAATATATGCACCTTATGTTCCATATGTtacaaaatacaatatttatgaAACAGCTCAACTTGAACATCAGTTGCAATCTATAGATTCTGTTCAAGATGATTTAAGTGATACGATCAATAACCTTTCCCTTAGTCTTTCGAGAGTAATGGAATATGCAAATGAGGCCAATAAAAGATGTAAACTCTTTACAGATGGTTGTGGTTATCCCAGCGTATTAAAATCTCTAACT CGTTACTTCAATAAATATCTTGACAAATATCAAGTGGCTATACGGCAATTAGAACACAAAAAAGTAAAACATGAGGATTGGAATTTGTTCCAAATGTGCCTTACTTTGATGCAAACTATAG GTGATCTTTTGGGACAGATTCAACAATTTGAGAAATCTTTGATAATTGACATTACAGAAGCTAATAATAAGCTGCAAAGTACAAGTGGTAGCGTTTTTAATCAATATAAAAAGTTACTTTTACATACATCAAGTCAAAATGAATTGGAAAATTTAACTGCATCTTTTCAAAAAG AAGAAGAAACAATTCTTGATCCAATAATAAAGTCTATTCACAAACTATGTTCTGATTTACATCGTGCAACATATGAAGTAATCTTTGCTCCTATCTTTACGCAATTATTATCAGTACAAAAAGCACCAGCATGGTCAACAGAAATCAACAAAATGACGCATTTGAGTGCAGATTTACCCGATTATAGCTTTGCTCCTCAGGAATATATAACTCAAGTTGGGCAATATTTGATGACATTACCACAGCATTTAGAGCCATTTTTACTGAGGGAAAATCCAAGCCTTACGCAGGCATTAAAAGCAGCAGATCCACAATATGCACAAAGTTCCACTGAATCTGGATTTACTGGTATTTTATTAGAAATCATTGCTAAAGAAACATGTCAAATGTTTCTAGATCAAATATTAGGAATTTGTCAGCTAAGTTCTGCTGCATGTAAACAACTTGCGACTGACATAG ATTACCTTGGTAATGTATTAGAGGAACTTGGTCTATCCTTATCAGAAAATCTACAACATATGTCTCTTTTATTAAGACTCCCACCAGAAGATTACCAGAAGAGTAGCTCTGGATGCAATGCCAGAGTTGTAGCTGCAGTCAGACAAATGAGAAATATAACGTTTTCTGGCTAA
- the Cog7 gene encoding conserved oligomeric Golgi complex subunit 7 isoform X2, with protein MDVSAFSEDIFDVKDWINKTFKSVEAQENKDAFVSSLVMKLQLYVQQVNGALEETSQSVLSSLPRVLRDTQLLQQEALALREKMVAVKQEIEKVEKDTASSMATLERIDKIKTDLQIAKQGLHEADNWSILANDVEEVFESGDIEAIANKLFSMQKSLAMLVNVIDYEDKKLQLEGLKNRLEAIASPKLVQAFTAANLEQSKVYVDIFSKMERLPQLLKYYHNCLKVSLGQEWRRTIELAQDENVSYWLHTYYDKLLSNWNDQVKWCHQVFPSSTSVDVIIEIYADLLRSLDPGIPECIEALLKQHTNAMQLSLLLELKQITRHFAVNLQGAIETSSHGKSQTPKLLALAQAIYAPYVPYVTKYNIYETAQLEHQLQSIDSVQDDLSDTINNLSLSLSRVMEYANEANKRCKLFTDGCGYPSVLKSLTRYFNKYLDKYQVAIRQLEHKKVKHEDWNLFQMCLTLMQTIGDLLGQIQQFEKSLIIDITEANNKLQSTSGSVFNQYKKLLLHTSSQNELENLTASFQKEEETILDPIIKSIHKLCSDLHRATYEVIFAPIFTQLLSVQKAPAWSTEINKMTHLSADLPDYSFAPQEYITQVGQYLMTLPQHLEPFLLRENPSLTQALKAADPQYAQSSTESGFTGILLEIIAKETCQMFLDQILGICQLSSAACKQLATDIDYLGNVLEELGLSLSENLQHMSLLLRLPPEDYQKSSSGCNARVVAAVRQMRNITFSG; from the exons ATG GATGTATCTGCATTTTCCGAAGATATTTTCGATGTGAAAGATTGGATTAATAAAACGTTTAAATCTGTCGAGGCACAAGAAAACAAAGAT GCATTTGTTTCATCATTGGTAATGAAATTACAATTGTATGTGCAACAAGTCAATGGGGCTTTAGAAGAAACCAGTCAGTCTGTTCTTTCAAGTTTGCCAAGAGTTTTAAGAGATACTCAACTTTTGCAACAAGAAGCTTTAGCTCTGAGAGAAAAAATGGTTGCAGTTAAACAAGAAATAGAAAAG gtTGAAAAAGACACTGCTTCATCAATGGCTACATTAGAGAgaatagataaaataaaaacagaCTTACAGATTGCTAAACAAGGATTACACGAAGCTGATAATTGGAGTATACTTGCCAATGATGTTGAAGAG GTATTTGAATCAGGAGATATAGAAGCTATAGCAAATAAACTGTTCAGTATGCAAAAATCACTGGCTATGCTCGTAAATGTTATTGACTATgaagataaaaaattacaattagAAGGTTTAAAAAATCGGTTAGAAGCCATAGCTAGTCCAAAGTTAGTTCAAGCATTTACTGCTGCAAATTTGG aaCAATCTAAAGTTTATGTGGATATTTTTAGTAAAATGGAACGCTTGCCTCAACTTCTCAAGTATTATCACAATTGTCTGAAAGTATCATTAGGGCAAGAATGGCGCAGAACTATTGAATTAGCACAAGATGAAAATGTTTCTTACTGGTTACATACTTATTATGATAAATTATTATCTAATTGGAATGATCAG GTGAAATGGTGTCACCAAGTATTCCCTAGTAGTACCTCAGTTGATGTAATTATTGAGATATATGCTGATCTTTTAAGAAGTTTGGACCCAGGCATTCCAGAATGTATAGAAGCTCTTTTAAAACAACATACAAATGCTATGCAATTGTCACTTTTACTTGAACTTAAACAAATTACAAGGCACTTTGCTGTGAACTTGCAAGGTGCTATTGAAACATCATCACATGGAAAATCACAGACTCCAAAATTGTTAGCATTGGCACAAGCAATATATGCACCTTATGTTCCATATGTtacaaaatacaatatttatgaAACAGCTCAACTTGAACATCAGTTGCAATCTATAGATTCTGTTCAAGATGATTTAAGTGATACGATCAATAACCTTTCCCTTAGTCTTTCGAGAGTAATGGAATATGCAAATGAGGCCAATAAAAGATGTAAACTCTTTACAGATGGTTGTGGTTATCCCAGCGTATTAAAATCTCTAACT CGTTACTTCAATAAATATCTTGACAAATATCAAGTGGCTATACGGCAATTAGAACACAAAAAAGTAAAACATGAGGATTGGAATTTGTTCCAAATGTGCCTTACTTTGATGCAAACTATAG GTGATCTTTTGGGACAGATTCAACAATTTGAGAAATCTTTGATAATTGACATTACAGAAGCTAATAATAAGCTGCAAAGTACAAGTGGTAGCGTTTTTAATCAATATAAAAAGTTACTTTTACATACATCAAGTCAAAATGAATTGGAAAATTTAACTGCATCTTTTCAAAAAG AAGAAGAAACAATTCTTGATCCAATAATAAAGTCTATTCACAAACTATGTTCTGATTTACATCGTGCAACATATGAAGTAATCTTTGCTCCTATCTTTACGCAATTATTATCAGTACAAAAAGCACCAGCATGGTCAACAGAAATCAACAAAATGACGCATTTGAGTGCAGATTTACCCGATTATAGCTTTGCTCCTCAGGAATATATAACTCAAGTTGGGCAATATTTGATGACATTACCACAGCATTTAGAGCCATTTTTACTGAGGGAAAATCCAAGCCTTACGCAGGCATTAAAAGCAGCAGATCCACAATATGCACAAAGTTCCACTGAATCTGGATTTACTGGTATTTTATTAGAAATCATTGCTAAAGAAACATGTCAAATGTTTCTAGATCAAATATTAGGAATTTGTCAGCTAAGTTCTGCTGCATGTAAACAACTTGCGACTGACATAG ATTACCTTGGTAATGTATTAGAGGAACTTGGTCTATCCTTATCAGAAAATCTACAACATATGTCTCTTTTATTAAGACTCCCACCAGAAGATTACCAGAAGAGTAGCTCTGGATGCAATGCCAGAGTTGTAGCTGCAGTCAGACAAATGAGAAATATAACGTTTTCTGGCTAA
- the Cog7 gene encoding conserved oligomeric Golgi complex subunit 7 isoform X3, whose amino-acid sequence MVAVKQEIEKVEKDTASSMATLERIDKIKTDLQIAKQGLHEADNWSILANDVEEVFESGDIEAIANKLFSMQKSLAMLVNVIDYEDKKLQLEGLKNRLEAIASPKLVQAFTAANLEQSKVYVDIFSKMERLPQLLKYYHNCLKVSLGQEWRRTIELAQDENVSYWLHTYYDKLLSNWNDQVKWCHQVFPSSTSVDVIIEIYADLLRSLDPGIPECIEALLKQHTNAMQLSLLLELKQITRHFAVNLQGAIETSSHGKSQTPKLLALAQAIYAPYVPYVTKYNIYETAQLEHQLQSIDSVQDDLSDTINNLSLSLSRVMEYANEANKRCKLFTDGCGYPSVLKSLTRYFNKYLDKYQVAIRQLEHKKVKHEDWNLFQMCLTLMQTIGDLLGQIQQFEKSLIIDITEANNKLQSTSGSVFNQYKKLLLHTSSQNELENLTASFQKEEETILDPIIKSIHKLCSDLHRATYEVIFAPIFTQLLSVQKAPAWSTEINKMTHLSADLPDYSFAPQEYITQVGQYLMTLPQHLEPFLLRENPSLTQALKAADPQYAQSSTESGFTGILLEIIAKETCQMFLDQILGICQLSSAACKQLATDIDYLGNVLEELGLSLSENLQHMSLLLRLPPEDYQKSSSGCNARVVAAVRQMRNITFSG is encoded by the exons ATGGTTGCAGTTAAACAAGAAATAGAAAAG gtTGAAAAAGACACTGCTTCATCAATGGCTACATTAGAGAgaatagataaaataaaaacagaCTTACAGATTGCTAAACAAGGATTACACGAAGCTGATAATTGGAGTATACTTGCCAATGATGTTGAAGAG GTATTTGAATCAGGAGATATAGAAGCTATAGCAAATAAACTGTTCAGTATGCAAAAATCACTGGCTATGCTCGTAAATGTTATTGACTATgaagataaaaaattacaattagAAGGTTTAAAAAATCGGTTAGAAGCCATAGCTAGTCCAAAGTTAGTTCAAGCATTTACTGCTGCAAATTTGG aaCAATCTAAAGTTTATGTGGATATTTTTAGTAAAATGGAACGCTTGCCTCAACTTCTCAAGTATTATCACAATTGTCTGAAAGTATCATTAGGGCAAGAATGGCGCAGAACTATTGAATTAGCACAAGATGAAAATGTTTCTTACTGGTTACATACTTATTATGATAAATTATTATCTAATTGGAATGATCAG GTGAAATGGTGTCACCAAGTATTCCCTAGTAGTACCTCAGTTGATGTAATTATTGAGATATATGCTGATCTTTTAAGAAGTTTGGACCCAGGCATTCCAGAATGTATAGAAGCTCTTTTAAAACAACATACAAATGCTATGCAATTGTCACTTTTACTTGAACTTAAACAAATTACAAGGCACTTTGCTGTGAACTTGCAAGGTGCTATTGAAACATCATCACATGGAAAATCACAGACTCCAAAATTGTTAGCATTGGCACAAGCAATATATGCACCTTATGTTCCATATGTtacaaaatacaatatttatgaAACAGCTCAACTTGAACATCAGTTGCAATCTATAGATTCTGTTCAAGATGATTTAAGTGATACGATCAATAACCTTTCCCTTAGTCTTTCGAGAGTAATGGAATATGCAAATGAGGCCAATAAAAGATGTAAACTCTTTACAGATGGTTGTGGTTATCCCAGCGTATTAAAATCTCTAACT CGTTACTTCAATAAATATCTTGACAAATATCAAGTGGCTATACGGCAATTAGAACACAAAAAAGTAAAACATGAGGATTGGAATTTGTTCCAAATGTGCCTTACTTTGATGCAAACTATAG GTGATCTTTTGGGACAGATTCAACAATTTGAGAAATCTTTGATAATTGACATTACAGAAGCTAATAATAAGCTGCAAAGTACAAGTGGTAGCGTTTTTAATCAATATAAAAAGTTACTTTTACATACATCAAGTCAAAATGAATTGGAAAATTTAACTGCATCTTTTCAAAAAG AAGAAGAAACAATTCTTGATCCAATAATAAAGTCTATTCACAAACTATGTTCTGATTTACATCGTGCAACATATGAAGTAATCTTTGCTCCTATCTTTACGCAATTATTATCAGTACAAAAAGCACCAGCATGGTCAACAGAAATCAACAAAATGACGCATTTGAGTGCAGATTTACCCGATTATAGCTTTGCTCCTCAGGAATATATAACTCAAGTTGGGCAATATTTGATGACATTACCACAGCATTTAGAGCCATTTTTACTGAGGGAAAATCCAAGCCTTACGCAGGCATTAAAAGCAGCAGATCCACAATATGCACAAAGTTCCACTGAATCTGGATTTACTGGTATTTTATTAGAAATCATTGCTAAAGAAACATGTCAAATGTTTCTAGATCAAATATTAGGAATTTGTCAGCTAAGTTCTGCTGCATGTAAACAACTTGCGACTGACATAG ATTACCTTGGTAATGTATTAGAGGAACTTGGTCTATCCTTATCAGAAAATCTACAACATATGTCTCTTTTATTAAGACTCCCACCAGAAGATTACCAGAAGAGTAGCTCTGGATGCAATGCCAGAGTTGTAGCTGCAGTCAGACAAATGAGAAATATAACGTTTTCTGGCTAA